One window from the genome of Rhodopseudomonas sp. P2A-2r encodes:
- a CDS encoding DUF1127 domain-containing protein: protein MSTCTHEPLATREPMTNHHVAGLLSQVLEVVRTWHERQHGRRELQHWTERDMRDAGVSPGDVRFEAGKPFWQA from the coding sequence ATGTCCACGTGCACCCATGAACCGTTGGCCACTCGCGAACCGATGACAAATCATCATGTTGCGGGCTTGCTTAGCCAGGTCCTTGAAGTGGTCCGTACCTGGCACGAGCGGCAGCACGGCAGGCGCGAACTCCAGCATTGGACCGAGCGCGATATGCGCGATGCCGGCGTGTCGCCGGGCGACGTACGGTTCGAAGCCGGAAAGCCGTTCTGGCAGGCGTGA
- a CDS encoding esterase, which translates to MSRSCFIAAAALLMAAAIPARAAEPIALHDMGSFHVGGRLVEISGKPVKEVTFTQGGVPAKVDPNGTYQVEQMYVQYFLPANETGTVPLLMWHGGGLTGVTYETTPDGREGWLNYFLRKGWAVYNSDAVERGRSGWAQYPDIFKGEPVFLTTGNPFERFRIGAGPGSYDPDPAKRKLLPGSQFPNDGYENFVKQNVPRWTTTDDAILAAYIAEIDRVCPCVILFHSQAGAFGFKAAQARPDKVKALIAIEPAGVGDPAKVDMLKGIPSLLVYGDFIEQDSRWPKIRATGVAFADGIKAAGGIADVVDLPKVGIKGNSHMLMMDKNNAEVAALIQTWLHGKGLTRQP; encoded by the coding sequence ATGTCACGTTCCTGCTTCATCGCCGCGGCAGCCCTGCTCATGGCCGCAGCCATCCCTGCGCGGGCTGCCGAGCCTATCGCGCTGCACGACATGGGCTCCTTCCATGTGGGCGGGCGGCTGGTCGAGATCAGCGGCAAGCCGGTCAAGGAGGTCACGTTCACCCAGGGCGGCGTGCCGGCCAAGGTCGACCCCAACGGCACCTACCAGGTCGAGCAGATGTACGTGCAGTACTTCCTGCCTGCGAACGAGACCGGCACCGTCCCGTTGCTGATGTGGCATGGCGGCGGCCTCACCGGCGTCACCTATGAGACCACACCGGATGGCCGCGAAGGCTGGCTGAACTATTTCCTGCGCAAGGGCTGGGCTGTCTACAATTCCGATGCGGTTGAACGTGGCCGTTCCGGCTGGGCGCAGTATCCTGACATCTTCAAAGGCGAGCCGGTGTTCCTGACCACCGGCAACCCATTCGAACGGTTTCGCATCGGCGCAGGCCCAGGCTCGTACGATCCGGATCCGGCCAAACGCAAGCTGCTGCCCGGCAGCCAGTTTCCCAACGATGGTTACGAAAACTTCGTCAAGCAGAACGTGCCGCGGTGGACTACCACGGACGATGCGATCCTTGCCGCCTATATCGCCGAGATTGACCGGGTCTGCCCCTGCGTCATCCTGTTTCACAGTCAGGCCGGCGCGTTCGGCTTCAAGGCGGCGCAGGCGCGGCCCGACAAGGTCAAGGCGCTCATCGCCATCGAACCGGCGGGCGTCGGCGATCCGGCCAAGGTGGACATGCTGAAGGGCATTCCGTCATTGCTGGTCTACGGTGACTTCATCGAACAGGATTCGCGCTGGCCGAAAATTCGCGCAACCGGAGTGGCCTTCGCAGACGGGATCAAGGCGGCGGGCGGCATCGCCGACGTTGTCGATCTGCCAAAGGTCGGCATCAAGGGCAATTCGCACATGCTGATGATGGACAAGAACAACGCCGAGGTCGCTGCACTCATCCAGACATGGCTGCACGGCAAAGGCCTGACCCGACAACCCTGA
- a CDS encoding GNAT family N-acetyltransferase: MLALDLNHLDQYSDHLRSLSGVPVTVRFVAPEDASALQAYFRSLSVQSRYNRLMGAASELPPAQLDAFTHLHDDGRFSVVATVASDAMETIVGEARYAFDEDTASVELGLSVANAFQGQGIGTALMANLECRAAALCAKRLFGDTLRTNDAMVALARKSGFAFAAIPNDWRQVRFTKPIEVAPREVPCATWHLLAEAA; this comes from the coding sequence ATGCTGGCGCTGGATCTCAACCATCTCGATCAATATTCCGACCATCTCCGATCCCTCAGCGGGGTCCCCGTGACGGTGCGCTTCGTCGCGCCCGAGGACGCGTCTGCACTGCAGGCGTACTTCCGCAGCCTGTCGGTGCAGTCGCGCTACAATCGGCTGATGGGCGCAGCCAGCGAACTGCCGCCGGCGCAGCTCGACGCCTTTACGCATTTGCATGACGACGGCCGGTTCTCGGTGGTGGCGACGGTTGCGAGCGACGCCATGGAGACCATCGTCGGCGAAGCCCGCTATGCGTTCGACGAGGATACTGCGAGTGTCGAACTTGGCCTGTCGGTGGCGAACGCCTTTCAGGGCCAGGGGATCGGTACGGCGCTGATGGCCAACCTGGAATGTCGCGCGGCTGCGCTCTGCGCCAAACGCCTGTTCGGCGATACGTTGCGCACCAACGACGCGATGGTGGCGCTGGCGCGAAAATCGGGCTTTGCCTTTGCTGCGATACCGAATGACTGGAGGCAGGTGCGGTTCACCAAGCCAATCGAGGTCGCGCCGCGTGAGGTTCCGTGTGCGACGTGGCATCTGCTGGCGGAAGCGGCATGA
- a CDS encoding acyl-CoA dehydrogenase family protein, with translation MNAQTKISASIAANLIAPDTSGMNFYRADPALRDLLSIHLPEALFVHIEPHLDRLGGLAGGVLDDCARMADQHVPVLHQRDRFGRDVQWIEYHPAYRELEKAAYGEFGIHAMSHRAGILGWPSIYPVVAKHAFTFLFNQAEFGMGCPINVTDGAAKLLSKFGDAALKEKYLDGLTQTDMRKLTQGGQFMTEKEGGSDVGTLTTTALQEGDHWRLTGEKWFCSNADAEVVMLLARPEGAVGGTRGVGLFLMPRRLEDGSPNHYRIVRLKDKLGTRSMASGEIKLEGAIAYAVGNLDRGFVQMAEMVNSSRLSNGVKSTALMRRAYHDAMAVARGRVVFGSRIVDLPLARRQLMKIMLATEQALSMSFLTADALDRAEAGSQDAAALLRILTPTLKFRATRDARKVCGDALEMRGGIGYIEEFASARLLRDAHLGSIWEGTGNIVALDALKRAVGRHGAEGALAADLHARLDDSSSVPQAWRDRLHGLVDRAIGFAREVAAHSDHEADARRATSSLYHVASAVALAWEAEKIHARRGDARRLLLSRLVIDHRLMAPDPFAVIEGPTQRAITECLLDERDLGMAEAGALVMA, from the coding sequence ATGAACGCCCAGACCAAAATCAGTGCATCGATCGCTGCCAACCTGATCGCCCCCGATACGTCCGGCATGAACTTTTATCGCGCCGATCCGGCGCTGCGTGATCTGTTGAGCATCCATCTGCCCGAAGCGCTCTTCGTGCATATCGAGCCGCATCTCGACCGGCTCGGCGGGCTTGCCGGCGGCGTGCTCGATGACTGCGCGCGGATGGCTGACCAGCACGTGCCCGTGCTGCACCAGCGTGATCGCTTCGGTCGCGATGTGCAGTGGATCGAATATCATCCGGCCTATCGTGAGCTCGAAAAGGCCGCCTATGGCGAATTCGGCATCCATGCCATGTCGCATCGCGCGGGCATCCTCGGTTGGCCGTCGATCTATCCGGTGGTCGCCAAGCATGCCTTCACCTTTCTGTTCAACCAGGCTGAGTTCGGCATGGGTTGTCCGATCAATGTCACCGACGGCGCCGCAAAACTGCTGTCGAAATTCGGCGACGCCGCACTGAAGGAAAAATATCTCGACGGGCTGACGCAGACCGACATGCGCAAGCTCACCCAAGGCGGCCAGTTCATGACCGAGAAGGAGGGCGGTTCCGATGTCGGCACGCTGACGACGACGGCCTTGCAGGAGGGTGATCACTGGCGCCTCACCGGCGAAAAATGGTTCTGCTCCAATGCGGATGCCGAGGTGGTGATGCTGCTGGCAAGGCCGGAGGGCGCGGTGGGCGGCACCCGCGGCGTCGGCCTGTTCCTGATGCCGCGGCGGCTGGAGGACGGCTCGCCCAATCACTATCGAATTGTGCGTTTGAAGGACAAGCTCGGCACTCGCTCGATGGCGTCGGGCGAGATCAAGCTGGAAGGCGCCATCGCTTATGCGGTGGGAAATCTAGACCGCGGCTTCGTGCAGATGGCCGAGATGGTCAACTCGTCGCGGCTGTCGAATGGCGTAAAGTCGACCGCGCTGATGCGCCGCGCGTATCACGACGCGATGGCGGTGGCGCGCGGCCGCGTGGTGTTTGGCAGCCGCATCGTCGACCTGCCGCTGGCACGGCGCCAATTGATGAAGATCATGCTTGCCACCGAGCAGGCGCTGTCCATGAGCTTCCTCACGGCCGATGCGCTGGATCGCGCCGAGGCGGGCAGCCAGGACGCCGCGGCGTTGCTGCGCATTCTCACGCCGACGCTCAAGTTTCGCGCGACGCGCGATGCGCGCAAGGTCTGCGGCGATGCGCTGGAGATGCGCGGCGGCATCGGTTACATTGAGGAATTCGCCAGCGCCCGGCTGCTGCGCGACGCCCATCTCGGCTCGATCTGGGAAGGCACCGGCAACATCGTGGCGCTCGATGCCTTGAAGCGCGCGGTGGGGCGTCACGGCGCCGAGGGTGCATTGGCTGCCGACCTGCATGCGCGGCTCGACGATAGTTCGAGCGTTCCGCAGGCGTGGCGCGACCGGCTGCATGGCCTGGTCGATCGCGCCATCGGTTTTGCCCGTGAGGTCGCGGCGCATTCCGATCACGAGGCCGATGCGCGGCGCGCCACCAGTTCGCTCTATCACGTCGCCAGCGCGGTGGCCTTGGCGTGGGAAGCCGAAAAGATCCATGCGCGGCGTGGCGACGCCAGGCGTCTCCTGTTGTCGCGTCTGGTGATCGACCATCGCCTGATGGCGCCGGATCCGTTCGCTGTGATCGAAGGTCCGACACAGCGCGCTATCACAGAGTGTCTGCTCGACGAGCGCGATTTGGGGATGGCGGAGGCGGGCGCGTTGGTGATGGCTTAG
- a CDS encoding transcriptional regulator GcvA produces the protein MTARLPSLNGLRAFEAAARHLSFTNAAAELNVTQTAISHQIRRLEEELGIKLFLRQNRALTLTPQARDYLPGVRAAFNDLRLATDRLQRKGNDRVLTISTLASLASKWLLPKLSTFQAAHPDIDVRITTSTSLVDFNAGDVDAAIRYGRGQWPGLRADWLTADQVFPVCSPALLAGERPLRSPADLAHHTLLHSSGYDDDWRLWLTAAGLSADIAKQPSLSFDMIFMTLQAAIDGLGVAISRTTYVEGDLAKGRLMVPFQIRLPADAGFYLVAPEAAAETPKLAAFRKWLLASGSAKA, from the coding sequence ATGACCGCCCGCCTTCCGTCGCTCAACGGCCTGCGCGCCTTCGAGGCCGCGGCGCGCCACCTCAGCTTCACCAATGCCGCCGCTGAATTGAACGTGACCCAGACCGCGATCAGCCATCAGATCCGGCGGCTGGAGGAGGAACTCGGCATCAAGCTGTTCCTTCGGCAAAATCGCGCCCTGACGCTGACCCCACAGGCGCGCGACTATCTGCCGGGCGTGCGCGCGGCGTTCAACGATCTCCGGCTGGCCACTGACCGCCTGCAGCGAAAGGGCAACGACCGCGTGCTGACCATCAGCACGCTGGCCTCACTGGCGTCCAAATGGCTGCTGCCGAAGCTGTCGACTTTCCAGGCGGCTCATCCCGACATCGACGTGCGCATCACCACCTCGACCAGCCTGGTCGACTTCAATGCCGGCGACGTCGATGCCGCCATCCGCTACGGCCGCGGCCAGTGGCCCGGCCTGCGCGCCGACTGGCTCACGGCCGATCAGGTGTTTCCGGTGTGCAGCCCGGCGCTGCTGGCCGGCGAGCGGCCGCTGCGCTCGCCTGCGGACCTCGCGCATCACACGCTGCTGCATTCGAGCGGCTATGACGACGACTGGCGGCTATGGCTGACCGCCGCGGGTCTTTCGGCCGACATCGCAAAACAGCCCAGCCTGTCCTTCGACATGATTTTCATGACGTTGCAGGCCGCGATCGATGGCCTCGGCGTGGCCATCAGCCGGACGACCTATGTGGAAGGCGATCTGGCCAAGGGCCGGCTGATGGTGCCGTTCCAGATCCGCCTGCCGGCCGATGCAGGCTTCTATCTCGTTGCGCCGGAGGCGGCAGCCGAGACGCCGAAGCTCGCCGCGTTCCGGAAGTGGCTGCTGGCCTCCGGATCGGCAAAAGCCTGA
- a CDS encoding ABC transporter ATP-binding protein → MSNLVEVRNLNVRFGGERTVYAVNDLSFSLGEGEVLGLLGESGSGKSVTLRALMRLLPKKRTQITGTVNVMGKDVLALNDEELSAFRGQTVSMIFQEPALALDPVYTIGQQIAESVMRHEGKSQADANKRALEMLEVVRIPSAKRRLDAYPHEMSGGMRQRAMIALALACKPKILLADEPTTALDATVQIQILLLLRELQREFGMSIIFVTHDIGVAIEICDRVAVMYAGQIVEQGTLSQIVRSAVHPYPRGLLASTVHGAKRGARLETIPGTPPSLDKAPVNCSFAPRCSFAQPRCVEAPPPNVHLDGNRVVRCILAEQMAVVETV, encoded by the coding sequence ATGAGCAATCTCGTCGAGGTCCGCAATCTCAACGTTCGCTTCGGCGGCGAGCGTACCGTATATGCGGTCAACGATCTCAGTTTTTCGCTGGGCGAGGGCGAGGTGCTCGGCCTGCTCGGCGAGTCCGGCTCCGGCAAGAGCGTGACCCTGCGGGCCTTGATGCGGCTGTTGCCGAAGAAGCGCACGCAGATCACCGGCACCGTCAACGTGATGGGCAAGGACGTGCTGGCGCTCAACGACGAGGAGCTGTCGGCGTTTCGCGGTCAGACCGTATCGATGATCTTCCAGGAGCCGGCGCTGGCGCTGGATCCGGTCTACACCATCGGCCAGCAGATCGCCGAGAGCGTGATGCGCCACGAAGGCAAGAGCCAGGCGGACGCGAACAAGCGAGCGCTGGAGATGCTGGAAGTGGTACGCATCCCCTCGGCGAAGCGCCGGCTCGATGCCTATCCGCATGAAATGTCGGGCGGCATGCGGCAGCGCGCGATGATCGCGCTGGCGCTGGCCTGCAAGCCGAAGATCCTGCTGGCGGACGAGCCGACCACCGCGCTGGATGCTACCGTGCAGATCCAGATCCTGCTGCTGCTGCGCGAATTGCAGCGCGAATTCGGCATGTCCATCATCTTCGTCACCCACGACATCGGCGTGGCCATCGAGATCTGCGACCGTGTCGCGGTGATGTATGCCGGCCAGATCGTCGAGCAGGGCACGCTGAGCCAGATCGTGCGTAGCGCGGTGCATCCCTATCCGCGCGGCCTGCTGGCCTCCACCGTGCACGGTGCCAAGCGCGGCGCGCGGCTGGAGACCATCCCCGGGACGCCGCCCTCGCTCGACAAGGCACCGGTGAACTGCTCGTTTGCGCCGCGCTGCAGCTTCGCGCAGCCGCGCTGCGTCGAGGCGCCGCCGCCCAACGTGCATCTCGACGGCAACCGCGTGGTGCGCTGCATTCTGGCGGAGCAGATGGCGGTGGTTGAGACGGTTTAA
- the hemN gene encoding oxygen-independent coproporphyrinogen III oxidase produces the protein MSLNEIDKALVMRRAAALPRYTSYPTANHFKPTVGPGDYRNWLAGLADDAALSLYVHIPFCNEMCWYCACSTKATRRYDPVARYLDTLEAEIATVSGLVPRGHRLPHLHWGGGSPDILSVADITRLGGALKASFHLDADTEFAVEIDPRLMTADKADAFVGIGVNRISIGVQDFDPAVQAAIGRMQSYEVSKASLDLFRDRGVTSVNMDLVYGLPHQTEQSLTRTIARVIELSPDRIAIFGYAHLPQRAHNQKLIDEAALPGPMERFAMARRLTTQLTKAGYVQLGLDHFARREDSLATKPLNRNFQGYTTDGAETLIGLGASAIGKLPQGYVQNAVAVGDYANRVGQNGLATTRGWTLTPDDRLRAFVIERLMCDFTFSFAAIAANFGEAEAHALLREADALVVNDPDGFLKSTDDGFELTLRGRPFVRNICARFDAYLNPVAGGAKHSMSV, from the coding sequence ATGAGCTTGAATGAGATCGACAAGGCGCTGGTGATGCGGCGAGCCGCCGCGTTGCCGCGCTACACCAGCTATCCCACTGCGAACCACTTCAAACCGACGGTGGGTCCGGGCGACTACCGCAACTGGCTGGCCGGGCTGGCCGATGACGCGGCGCTATCGCTGTATGTGCACATTCCGTTCTGCAACGAGATGTGCTGGTATTGCGCCTGCAGCACCAAGGCGACACGCCGCTACGATCCTGTCGCGCGCTACCTCGATACGCTGGAGGCCGAGATTGCCACGGTCTCCGGTCTGGTCCCGCGCGGGCATCGGCTGCCCCACCTGCACTGGGGCGGCGGCTCGCCGGATATTCTGTCGGTCGCGGACATCACGCGTCTGGGCGGCGCGCTGAAGGCGAGTTTCCACCTCGACGCAGACACCGAATTCGCCGTCGAAATCGATCCGCGGCTGATGACCGCCGACAAGGCCGATGCCTTCGTTGGAATCGGCGTCAACCGAATCTCGATCGGCGTGCAGGACTTCGATCCCGCGGTGCAGGCCGCGATCGGCCGTATGCAGAGCTACGAGGTATCCAAGGCGTCGCTGGACCTGTTCCGCGACCGTGGCGTGACCTCGGTCAATATGGATCTGGTCTACGGCCTGCCGCACCAGACCGAGCAGAGCCTGACCCGCACCATCGCCCGGGTGATCGAGCTGTCGCCCGACCGCATCGCCATCTTCGGCTACGCTCACCTGCCGCAGCGCGCGCACAATCAGAAGCTGATCGACGAGGCCGCGCTGCCCGGGCCGATGGAGCGCTTCGCCATGGCGCGTCGGCTCACCACCCAGCTCACCAAGGCTGGCTACGTGCAACTCGGGCTCGATCATTTTGCACGGCGCGAGGACAGCCTGGCGACGAAGCCGCTCAACCGCAATTTCCAAGGTTACACCACCGACGGCGCCGAGACGCTGATCGGGCTTGGCGCTTCGGCGATCGGAAAATTGCCGCAGGGCTACGTGCAGAACGCCGTGGCTGTGGGCGACTATGCCAACCGCGTGGGGCAGAACGGTCTCGCCACCACGCGCGGCTGGACGCTGACGCCCGACGACCGGTTGCGCGCCTTCGTCATCGAACGCCTGATGTGCGATTTCACGTTCTCCTTCGCAGCCATCGCTGCGAATTTCGGCGAGGCAGAAGCGCATGCCCTGCTGCGCGAGGCCGATGCGCTGGTGGTCAACGATCCCGACGGTTTTCTGAAGTCAACCGATGACGGGTTTGAGCTGACGCTGCGCGGTCGCCCGTTCGTCCGCAACATCTGCGCCCGTTTCGACGCCTATCTCAATCCCGTCGCCGGCGGCGCGAAACACTCGATGTCGGTGTGA
- a CDS encoding SDR family NAD(P)-dependent oxidoreductase: MDIPHYETALIVGAGEGISASLARLLSKQGLRVALAARNIAKLDALCRDTGATAFTCDATDADDVEKLFADVENKLGKPDVVVYNASQRARGPFIELAPADVAQSIAVSAFGGFLVAQQALQRMLPDRHGAILFTGASASIKGFAQSAPFAMGKFALRGLAQSLAREFAPQGIHIAHFVIDGGIRSSVRAEPADRPDSMLDPDAIALNYWNVLQQPRSAWSSELEIRPWVEKF, from the coding sequence ATGGACATTCCGCACTATGAAACTGCCCTGATCGTCGGCGCCGGCGAAGGCATCAGCGCTTCGCTGGCACGGCTGCTGTCGAAACAGGGCCTTCGCGTCGCGCTCGCCGCCCGCAACATCGCCAAGCTCGATGCGCTGTGCAGGGACACCGGCGCAACGGCATTCACCTGCGATGCCACCGATGCCGACGACGTGGAAAAGCTGTTCGCCGACGTGGAGAACAAGCTCGGCAAGCCCGACGTGGTGGTCTACAACGCCAGTCAGCGCGCCCGCGGCCCGTTCATTGAACTGGCTCCCGCCGATGTCGCGCAGTCGATCGCCGTCAGCGCCTTCGGCGGCTTTCTGGTGGCGCAACAGGCACTGCAGCGAATGCTGCCGGACCGGCACGGCGCCATCCTGTTCACCGGGGCGTCGGCCAGCATCAAGGGCTTTGCGCAATCAGCGCCGTTCGCCATGGGCAAGTTTGCCTTGCGCGGTCTGGCACAATCGCTGGCGCGTGAATTCGCGCCGCAGGGAATTCACATCGCACACTTCGTCATCGACGGCGGCATCCGCAGTTCGGTGCGCGCCGAGCCTGCCGACCGTCCGGACTCCATGCTGGACCCCGATGCGATCGCACTCAACTACTGGAACGTCCTGCAGCAACCCCGCAGCGCCTGGAGTTCGGAACTGGAGATCCGGCCGTGGGTGGAGAAGTTTTAA
- a CDS encoding MFS transporter, with amino-acid sequence MTSQATVAQPQIKSRLGAILRSTSGNFLEQFDFFLFGFYATAISKAFFPPGNDTNALLLTFTTFWLGALMRPVGAIFLGAYIDRIGRRKGLIVTLGIMAIGTVVITICPTYASIGIAAPIIVLIGRLLQGFSAGVELGGVSVYLFEISTPGNRGFYTSFQSASQQVAIFVAALLGYFLSEIMPADQVTAWGWRIPFFVGCIIVPFIFVLRRTLEETPAFLAMKHHPSPKEIFASAALNWKIIMLGMFMTAMTTVTFYFVTVYTPTFGKNVLKLSTADSLLVTLAVAVTNFIWNPVGGALSDRIGRKPVLITISVLALLTAYPALLWLTAAPTFGKMLAVEMLFSFYFGMYSGAMLGALVEIVPTHVRTTCFSLAFALAAALFGTFTPLASTWLIKETGDNASPGFWLMFAAASGLMATLAIYRGGKSIATRETAPAQA; translated from the coding sequence GTGACATCGCAAGCCACCGTAGCGCAGCCGCAGATCAAATCACGGTTGGGAGCCATTCTGCGTTCGACCAGCGGCAACTTCCTTGAACAGTTCGATTTCTTCCTGTTCGGCTTCTATGCCACTGCGATTTCGAAGGCGTTCTTCCCACCGGGCAACGACACCAATGCGCTGCTGCTGACCTTCACGACCTTCTGGCTGGGCGCCCTGATGCGGCCGGTCGGTGCGATCTTCCTCGGCGCCTACATCGATCGTATCGGCCGCCGCAAGGGGCTGATCGTGACGCTCGGGATTATGGCAATTGGCACCGTAGTCATCACGATATGCCCGACCTATGCCTCGATCGGCATTGCGGCGCCGATCATCGTGCTGATCGGCCGGCTGCTGCAGGGTTTCTCCGCCGGCGTCGAACTTGGCGGCGTGTCGGTCTACCTGTTCGAGATCTCGACGCCGGGCAACCGGGGCTTCTACACTTCGTTCCAGTCGGCCAGCCAGCAGGTCGCGATCTTCGTCGCAGCACTGCTCGGTTACTTCCTGAGCGAAATCATGCCGGCGGATCAGGTCACAGCCTGGGGCTGGCGCATTCCGTTCTTCGTCGGCTGCATCATTGTGCCATTCATCTTCGTCCTGCGTCGGACGCTGGAAGAGACCCCGGCATTTCTCGCCATGAAGCACCATCCCAGTCCGAAGGAAATCTTCGCCTCGGCGGCGCTGAACTGGAAGATCATCATGCTCGGCATGTTCATGACGGCAATGACCACCGTGACGTTCTATTTCGTCACCGTCTATACGCCGACCTTCGGCAAGAACGTGCTGAAGCTGTCGACGGCCGATAGCCTGTTGGTGACGCTGGCCGTAGCCGTGACCAACTTCATCTGGAATCCGGTCGGCGGCGCGTTGTCGGACAGGATCGGACGCAAACCGGTGCTGATCACGATCTCCGTTCTCGCGCTGCTCACCGCCTATCCCGCATTGCTGTGGCTGACGGCGGCGCCAACCTTCGGCAAGATGCTGGCCGTGGAAATGCTGTTCTCGTTCTATTTCGGCATGTACAGCGGTGCCATGCTGGGCGCGCTGGTGGAGATCGTGCCGACCCATGTACGAACGACCTGCTTCTCGCTCGCCTTCGCACTGGCCGCCGCGCTGTTCGGCACCTTCACGCCGCTGGCCTCGACCTGGCTGATCAAGGAAACCGGCGACAACGCCTCGCCCGGTTTCTGGCTGATGTTCGCCGCCGCCTCCGGCCTGATGGCAACGCTGGCTATCTATCGCGGCGGCAAATCCATCGCGACCCGCGAGACCGCGCCGGCACAGGCTTGA
- a CDS encoding CinA family protein, producing MKDLVPLAEKIAIELIARKQKIVVSESSTGGLISAALLAVPGASAYFLGGAVIYTRDARRILGDIDNDAMTGIRSASEPYAQLLAKRIRERFGCDWGLSETGATGPSGNSYGDAAGHSCMAVSGPRNEVMTLETGSSDRLGNMHVFAQTALTFLLKNLAG from the coding sequence ATGAAGGACCTGGTCCCGCTGGCGGAAAAGATCGCGATCGAACTGATCGCGCGCAAGCAGAAGATCGTGGTGTCGGAATCGTCCACGGGCGGCCTGATATCGGCGGCATTGCTGGCGGTGCCCGGCGCATCGGCGTATTTTCTCGGCGGCGCGGTGATATATACCCGCGACGCCCGCCGCATCCTGGGGGATATCGACAACGACGCCATGACCGGCATCCGCTCGGCGTCGGAGCCCTATGCACAACTGCTGGCAAAGCGCATCCGCGAACGCTTTGGCTGCGACTGGGGCCTGTCGGAAACCGGCGCCACCGGTCCGTCCGGCAACAGCTACGGCGACGCCGCCGGCCACAGCTGCATGGCCGTGTCCGGGCCGCGAAACGAGGTCATGACGCTGGAGACCGGCAGCAGCGACCGGCTCGGCAACATGCACGTCTTCGCGCAGACTGCGCTGACATTCTTGCTGAAGAATTTGGCGGGGTAG
- a CDS encoding cytochrome b, translating into MTDRLHYGTPAKILHWLIVALLLIQYPIGWLMPDIHAGPPGAPMTFHLSFGMLILAVIALRLVWRSTHPVAPDSLLQPWQRVSSEAMHWLLYVLVLATTITGWLFASFRGWSVSLFYLVPLPMLSSKNAEAGKLIDGWHQATEWGLMIVIALHVAAVLVHIFVYRDRIMQRMLPG; encoded by the coding sequence ATGACTGATCGTCTGCACTACGGCACTCCAGCCAAGATCTTGCATTGGCTGATCGTGGCGCTGCTTCTGATCCAGTATCCGATCGGCTGGCTGATGCCCGACATCCATGCCGGCCCGCCCGGTGCCCCGATGACGTTTCACCTCTCGTTCGGTATGCTCATCCTCGCAGTTATCGCCTTGCGCCTGGTGTGGCGAAGCACCCATCCGGTGGCGCCGGATAGCTTGTTGCAGCCATGGCAGCGCGTCAGTTCGGAGGCGATGCACTGGCTGCTCTATGTTCTGGTGTTGGCCACAACCATCACGGGCTGGCTGTTCGCCTCGTTCCGCGGCTGGTCGGTGTCGCTGTTCTACCTGGTGCCGCTGCCCATGCTGTCGTCGAAAAATGCGGAGGCCGGCAAACTGATCGACGGCTGGCATCAGGCCACGGAATGGGGCCTGATGATTGTCATCGCGTTGCACGTTGCGGCCGTGCTGGTCCACATCTTTGTCTATCGCGACCGCATCATGCAGCGGATGCTGCCGGGATAG